One window from the genome of Toxotes jaculatrix isolate fToxJac2 chromosome 17, fToxJac2.pri, whole genome shotgun sequence encodes:
- the zmp:0000000662 gene encoding RING finger protein 145 isoform X2, whose translation MPRLEELANVALRVPSVLVLDLLYKCDIEGLTEHLKAKNEDMLFKYKYVIWNMYYLGHLINVVVLVLPLRHIVTLYLHILAALLLYMGHQISKDYVREELQYGYEGAVYLDSLAFNRFVSAMTSQIILSTLCAFLMKTRKVWLFSAHVLPLLARLCSAPHATLLTVNTFSMGLTGLGIAMFLLSNLFVPYRLARAAYSELLQVEVIELYRLLAVGISLWNQFAVPVLFSVFWFVLFIVQLCSDIMSGNAASAAHQGIMFFLLTSVSECCATPYSLLGLTFVVSYLALGLLNLCKFYLGGFAAVQNENVMHRGVTEGVTLLLLALQTGLLDMQALQRTFLLSIILFIVVTSTLQSMIEITDPIILALGASRNRSLWKHFRGLSMCLLLLIFPVFMAYKISQFFHMDFWLLILVSSCMLTSLQVTGTMLIYSLFMVELFRTSPIESLDEVIYWVNAVSRVLEFVVALCVVAYGTWESLFGEWSWMGASVIIIHSYFNVWLRGQSGWRSFLLRQEAAKKINSLPRATAQQLQQHNDVCSICFQEMSSAVITYCRHFFHGNCLRKWLYVQETCPMCHQTVRPSPGGQSEASGDTPAERETGPDPTAQEGNQNPDNNASQEMQSDSITPDPTEPQEERESSEDGVCGTGDKDQPAEPHRKAAQGLRFSSSGDFVGFGNPVSSCSSGGFSSSNVLLGKTSPPNMHKSGEENGEDSPLNENPTEGQCDSKGAGSEDGALAIYLIVLCHRAQLMFTTY comes from the exons ATGCCTCGCCTGGAAGAGTTGGCCAACGTTGCGCTCAGGGTGCCAAGCGTCCTGGTGCTGGACCTGCTGTACAAATGTGACATTGAAGGTTTGACAGAGCATCTCAAGGCCAAAAACGAAGACATGCTctttaaatacaaatatgtCATCTGGAACATGTACTACCTTG GTCATCTGATAAACGTGGTGGTGTTGGTTCTGCCATTGAGACATATTGTGACGCTCTACCTCCATATCCTCGCTGCCCTGCTGCTATACATGGGACATCAGATTTCCAA GGATTATGTCCGTGAAGAACTGCAGTATGGTTATGAAGGAGCTGTGTACCTTGATTCTCTGGCCTTCAACAGATTTGTCTCTGCAATGACTA GTCAAATTATTCTCAGCACGCTGTGTGCCTTTCTGATGAAGACCAGAAAGGTGTGGTTGTTCTCTGCTCACGTGCTCCCCCTGCTGGCcagactctgctctgctcctcacGCCACGCTACTAACTGTCAACACATTCTCCATGGGACTGACCGGACTGGGAATCGCTATGTTCCTCCTCTCAAATCTGTTTGTGCCATATCGCCTTGCAAGGGCTGCCTATTCAGAGCTGCTTCAAGTGGAG GTGATTGAACTGTACAGACTTCTGGCTGTGGGAATCTCTCTGTGGAACCAGTTTGCCGTTCCAGTGCTCTTCAGTGTCTTCTGGTTTGTTCTGTTCATTGTCCAGCTGTGCTCAGACATCATGTCTGGCAACGCTGCCTCAGCAGCCCATCAGGGAATCATGTTCTTCCTGCTCACAAG CGTGTCTGAATGCTGTGCCACACCGTATTCTCTTCTGGGTCTGACATTCGTGGTGTCCTATCTGGCTCTCGGACTGCTCAACCTATGCAAGTTCTACCTGGGAGGTTTTGCAGCTGTTCAGAATGAGAACGTCATGCACAG AGGAGTGACTGAGGGCGTCACTCTGCTCCTGCTCGCTCTCCAGACGGGCCTGTTAGATATGCAGGCGCTGCAGCGCACCTTCCTCCTCAGCATCATCCTCTTTATCGTGGTGACTTCAACCCTGCAGTCAATGATTGAAATTACAGATCCAATCATTCTCGCTTTGGGTGCATCCCGCAACAG GAGTCTGTGGAAACACTTCCGTGGCCTCAGCATGTGTCTGCTTCTGCTGATTTTCCCCGTGTTTATGGCGTATAAAATCTCCCAGTTCTTCCACATGGACTTCTGGCTCCTAATACTGGTGTCCAGCTGCATGCTGACATCCCTTCAG GTTACAGGCACTATGCTGATCTACTCCCTCTTCATGGTGGAGCTATTTCGCACCAGCCCGATTGAGAGCCTGGACGAAGTGATCTACTGGGTGAACGCCGTCAGCAGGGTGCTGGAGTTTGTGGTGGCGCTCTGCGTGGTGGCTTATGGCACCTGGGAGTCGCTGTTTGGAGAGTGGAGCTGGATGGGCGCCTCTGTCATCATCATCCACTCTTACTTCAACGTCTGGCTCAGAGGTCAGTCTGGCTGGAGGAGCTTCCTGCTCAGACAGGAAGCAGCTAAGAAGATCAACTCCCTCCCCAGGgccacagctcagcagctgcagcaacacaACGACGTCTGCTCCATCTGCTTCCAG GAAATGAGCTCCGCTGTGATCACATACTGTAGACATTTCTTCCATGGCAACTGCCTCCGCAAGTGGCTGTATGTGCAAGAGACCTGCCCCATGTGCCACCAAACGGTCAGACCCAGCCCAGGGGGTCAGAGTGAGGCTTCAGGTGACactccagcagagagagagacaggaccAGATCCTACTGCACAAGAGGGAAATCAAAACCCCGACAACAACGCATCGCAAGAGATGCAGAGTGACAGTATAACTCCTGATCCCACTGAGCcgcaggaggagagggaaagctCTGAGGATGGAGTTTGTGGAACAGGAGATAAAGACCAGCCAGCTGAACCTCATAGAAAGGCTGCTCAAGGTCTTCGTTTCAGCTCCAGTGGAGACTTTGTTGGATTTGGTAACCCAGTGTCAAGCTGCTCTTCAGGGGGATTTTCTAGTTCCAATGTGCTGCTGGGTAAAACTTCTCCTCCTAACATGCACAAATCAGGTGAGGAGAATGGCGAGGATTCACCACTGAACGAGAATCCAACAGAGGGCCAGTGTGACTCTAAAGGAGCAGGATCTGAAGACGGTGCTCT TGCGATATATCTTATTgttctgtgccatagagctcaGTTGATGTTCACaacctattaa
- the manba gene encoding beta-mannosidase, which yields MTLRGNIFICALGVLLCLFVGVLSGFSSVTKQQQQTQSLDGKWSLSNSNGSLLLPAEVPGCVHSALQQQGYIQDPYFRFNDLSYRWIAFDNWTYTTTFKVSAQVRTKQKVLLAFDGVDTVASIWLNGDILGNTDNMFRRYDFSVRDLLKDGDNVLTVRFLSPVLYASERRKAHSAYRVPPECPPDVQKGECHVNFIRKEQSSFSWDWGPSFPTMGLWKGVRLEAFDVLQLIQVSSVPLYNLSLAQWRVQVELLVDAVQTTDGQVTLSIPELDTEQTFQTQFPSGKTKNTFILYINTSSQVKLWWPNRHGGQPFYQLTVRGFQDGFLILNTKSKVYFRTVELVQEPIVGSPGLSFYFRINGKPVFLKGSNWIPAHSFQDQISPAVLRNLLQSAADANMNTLRVWGGGVYEQDLFYSICDELGIMIWQDFMFACAMYPTEDDFIQTVREEVTQQVQRLKSHPSIIIWSGNNENEAALATDWFSIPASQRPVYTKDYVTLYVNNIRKIVQEEDQSRPFLVSSPTNGAESEQEGWVAKNPYDNHYGDTHFYSYFLDCWDWRTFPRTRFASEYGFQSWPSFSTLQPVSVKEDWNYDSNFTSHRQHHQAGNQEMLLQAALHFHLPNSTDPLKRFTDTLYITQVMQAQCVKTQTEFYRRSQTEIIEGKGHTMGALYWQLNDIWQAPSWSSIEFGGKWKMLHYFAQNFFAAVLPVGFEDADTLFIYAVSDLSHDLKLTAVVTVYSWTDQDPVCTRKSDLVLVPGGSAVAIFKQPVPALLAGCGRCTRLTCLLTFHLEDSSGQQGPTNHHFLCSPKDAQGLRRPSITAKVQEDEYGLTVTLHTASVAPFVWLDVGNVPGRFSSNGFLMVSRNITVSFKAWRPTSVAELSRSLTITSLTDVY from the exons ATGACTCTGCGCGGAAACATTTTTATCTGTGCTCTgggtgttttgttgtgtttgtttgtcggAGTTTTATCCGGATTTTCTTCAGTAAcgaagcaacaacaacaaacccaGAGTCTGGACGGGAAATGGAGTCTATCAAACTCCAATGGCTCACTGTTACTGCCCGCAGAGGTGCCTGGATGTGTTcattcagctctgcagcagcagggatACATCCAG GACCCGTATTTTAGGTTCAACGACTTATCATATCGGTGGATCGCTTTTGACAACTGGACATACACAACCACATTTAAGGTTTCTGCCCAAGTGAG GACCAAACAGAAGGTGCTACTTGCCTTTGACGGTGTGGACACTGTTGCATCTATTTGGCTCAATGGAGACATTTTGGGCAACACGGACAACATGTTTCGTAGATAT GACTTCTCGGTCAGAGACTTGCTGAAGGACGGGGACAATGTCCTCACAGTGAGATTCCTGTCTCCAGTTCTTTATGCGTCTGAACGGAGGAAAGCTCATTCTGCCTACAGAGTTCCTCCCGAGTGTCCTCCAGATGTTCAGAAGGGGGAGTGTCACGTCAATTTCATCAGGAAA GAGCAAAGCTCTTTCAGTTGGGACTGGGGGCCTTCGTTTCCCACCATGGGACTGTGGAAAGGAGTTCGACTGGAAGCATTTGATGTCCTGCAGCTCATCCAGGtctcctctgtccctctatACA aTCTCAGCCTGGCTCAGTGGAGAGTCCAGGTTGAGCTTCTTGTTGATGCAGTTCAGACAACAGATGGCCAAGTCACTCTCTCCATACCTGAGCTGGACACGGAGCAGACCTTCCAGACACAGTTTCCCTCTGGAAAGACCAAGAACACCTTCATCTTATACATAAATACG AGCAGCCAGGTGAAGCTGTGGTGGCCCAACAGACACGGTGGCCAACCTTTTTACCAGCTGACTGTCAGGGGTTTTCAGGATGGATTTTTAATCCTGAATACAAAGTCCAAG GTGTATTTTCGCACAGTGGAACTCGTCCAGGAGCCAATTGTTGGGTCTCCAGGCCTGAGCTTTTATTTCCGCATCAATGGGAAACCAGTTTTCCTCAAAGGCTCCAACTGGATCCCAGCCCACTCCTTCCAGGACCAGATCTCACCTGCTGT TTTAAGGAACTTGTTGCAGTCAGCAGCGGATGCTAACATGAACACTCTCAGGGTCTGGGGAGGAGGAGTGTACGAACAGGATCTTTTCTACAGTATCTGTGATGAGCTGGGAATTATG ATTTGGCAGGACTTCATGTTTGCCTGCGCTATGTATCCCACTGAGGATGACTTCATTCAGACAGTAAGAGAAGAGGTCACCCAACAG GTTCAGCGCCTCAAGTCTCACCCATCTATAATAATTTGGAGtggaaacaatgaaaatgagGCTGCTCTGGCAACAGACTGGTTCAGTATCCCAGCTTCCCAGAGGCCTGTATACACTAAAGACTATGTGACGCTGTATGTGAACAACATAAGGAAGATTGTGCAAGAA GAGGACCAGAGCCGCCCGTTTCTCGTCTCCAGTCCGACCAATGGGGCTGAATCAGAGCAGGAGGGATGGGTGGCAAAGAACCCCTACGATAATCACTACGGGGACACTCATTTCTACAGCTACTTCCTTGACTGCTGGGACTGGCGGACTTTCCCTCGCACACGTTTCGCCTCTGAGTACGGCTTCCAGTCCTGGCCTTCCTTCTCCACTCTGCAGCCG GTTTCCGTAAAAGAGGATTGGAACTACGACAGCAATTTCACTTCTCATCGTCAGCACCATCAGGCCGGGAACCAGGAGATGTTACTGCAGGCTGCTTTACACTTCCACCTGCCGAACTCCACAGATCCACTGAAGAGATTTACAGACACCCTCTACATCACTCAG GTCATGCAGGCTCAGTGTGTGAAGACTCAGACAGAGTTTTATCGGCGGAGTCAGACCGAGATTATCGAGGGCAAAGGTCACACTATGGGCGCCCTCTACTGGCAGCTCAATGATATTTGGCAGGCGCCTTCCTGGTCATCAATCG AGTTTGGTGGGAAGTGGAAAATGCTGCATTATTTTGCACAGAACTTCTTTGCGGCCGTCCTTCCTGTTGGGTTTGAGGATGCAGACACGCTGTTCATCTACGCCGTCTCAGACCTGAGTCACGACCTGAAGCTCACGGCTGTG GTGACCGTGTACTCCTGGACTGATCAAGATCCTGTGTGCACACGGAAGTCGGACCTGGTCCTGGTCCCCGGTGGCAGCGCTGTGGCCATTTTCAAACAGCCAGTCCCCGCCCTGCTGGCGGGGTGTGGACGCTGCACCCGGCTCACCTGCCTGCTCACCTTCCACCTGGAGGACAGCAGCGGCCAGCAGGGTCCCACCAACCACCACTTCCTCTGCTCACCCAAAGACGCCCAGGGACTCCGGAGACCGAGCATCACT GCCAAAGTGCAGGAGGACGAGTACGGCCTCACCGTCACCCTTCACACTGCCTCTGTGGCTCCTTTTGTGTGGCTCGACGTGGGAAACGTCCCCGGGCGCTTCAGCTCCAACGG
- the zmp:0000000662 gene encoding RING finger protein 145 isoform X1, whose translation MPRLEELANVALRVPSVLVLDLLYKCDIEGLTEHLKAKNEDMLFKYKYVIWNMYYLGHLINVVVLVLPLRHIVTLYLHILAALLLYMGHQISKDYVREELQYGYEGAVYLDSLAFNRFVSAMTSQIILSTLCAFLMKTRKVWLFSAHVLPLLARLCSAPHATLLTVNTFSMGLTGLGIAMFLLSNLFVPYRLARAAYSELLQVEVIELYRLLAVGISLWNQFAVPVLFSVFWFVLFIVQLCSDIMSGNAASAAHQGIMFFLLTSVSECCATPYSLLGLTFVVSYLALGLLNLCKFYLGGFAAVQNENVMHRGVTEGVTLLLLALQTGLLDMQALQRTFLLSIILFIVVTSTLQSMIEITDPIILALGASRNRSLWKHFRGLSMCLLLLIFPVFMAYKISQFFHMDFWLLILVSSCMLTSLQVTGTMLIYSLFMVELFRTSPIESLDEVIYWVNAVSRVLEFVVALCVVAYGTWESLFGEWSWMGASVIIIHSYFNVWLRGQSGWRSFLLRQEAAKKINSLPRATAQQLQQHNDVCSICFQEMSSAVITYCRHFFHGNCLRKWLYVQETCPMCHQTVRPSPGGQSEASGDTPAERETGPDPTAQEGNQNPDNNASQEMQSDSITPDPTEPQEERESSEDGVCGTGDKDQPAEPHRKAAQGLRFSSSGDFVGFGNPVSSCSSGGFSSSNVLLGKTSPPNMHKSGEENGEDSPLNENPTEGQCDSKGAGSEDGALFRLRVPQNSNGTHDSCDGMPEPWNSLDSPQSNNADESQEAVSHGTSFVDNQTFVRSCNENSDVVDGTDDPQSHEGNGTYSDLDLGRFREAEPVPQIPRLSSSDATFSCTSTDNSD comes from the exons ATGCCTCGCCTGGAAGAGTTGGCCAACGTTGCGCTCAGGGTGCCAAGCGTCCTGGTGCTGGACCTGCTGTACAAATGTGACATTGAAGGTTTGACAGAGCATCTCAAGGCCAAAAACGAAGACATGCTctttaaatacaaatatgtCATCTGGAACATGTACTACCTTG GTCATCTGATAAACGTGGTGGTGTTGGTTCTGCCATTGAGACATATTGTGACGCTCTACCTCCATATCCTCGCTGCCCTGCTGCTATACATGGGACATCAGATTTCCAA GGATTATGTCCGTGAAGAACTGCAGTATGGTTATGAAGGAGCTGTGTACCTTGATTCTCTGGCCTTCAACAGATTTGTCTCTGCAATGACTA GTCAAATTATTCTCAGCACGCTGTGTGCCTTTCTGATGAAGACCAGAAAGGTGTGGTTGTTCTCTGCTCACGTGCTCCCCCTGCTGGCcagactctgctctgctcctcacGCCACGCTACTAACTGTCAACACATTCTCCATGGGACTGACCGGACTGGGAATCGCTATGTTCCTCCTCTCAAATCTGTTTGTGCCATATCGCCTTGCAAGGGCTGCCTATTCAGAGCTGCTTCAAGTGGAG GTGATTGAACTGTACAGACTTCTGGCTGTGGGAATCTCTCTGTGGAACCAGTTTGCCGTTCCAGTGCTCTTCAGTGTCTTCTGGTTTGTTCTGTTCATTGTCCAGCTGTGCTCAGACATCATGTCTGGCAACGCTGCCTCAGCAGCCCATCAGGGAATCATGTTCTTCCTGCTCACAAG CGTGTCTGAATGCTGTGCCACACCGTATTCTCTTCTGGGTCTGACATTCGTGGTGTCCTATCTGGCTCTCGGACTGCTCAACCTATGCAAGTTCTACCTGGGAGGTTTTGCAGCTGTTCAGAATGAGAACGTCATGCACAG AGGAGTGACTGAGGGCGTCACTCTGCTCCTGCTCGCTCTCCAGACGGGCCTGTTAGATATGCAGGCGCTGCAGCGCACCTTCCTCCTCAGCATCATCCTCTTTATCGTGGTGACTTCAACCCTGCAGTCAATGATTGAAATTACAGATCCAATCATTCTCGCTTTGGGTGCATCCCGCAACAG GAGTCTGTGGAAACACTTCCGTGGCCTCAGCATGTGTCTGCTTCTGCTGATTTTCCCCGTGTTTATGGCGTATAAAATCTCCCAGTTCTTCCACATGGACTTCTGGCTCCTAATACTGGTGTCCAGCTGCATGCTGACATCCCTTCAG GTTACAGGCACTATGCTGATCTACTCCCTCTTCATGGTGGAGCTATTTCGCACCAGCCCGATTGAGAGCCTGGACGAAGTGATCTACTGGGTGAACGCCGTCAGCAGGGTGCTGGAGTTTGTGGTGGCGCTCTGCGTGGTGGCTTATGGCACCTGGGAGTCGCTGTTTGGAGAGTGGAGCTGGATGGGCGCCTCTGTCATCATCATCCACTCTTACTTCAACGTCTGGCTCAGAGGTCAGTCTGGCTGGAGGAGCTTCCTGCTCAGACAGGAAGCAGCTAAGAAGATCAACTCCCTCCCCAGGgccacagctcagcagctgcagcaacacaACGACGTCTGCTCCATCTGCTTCCAG GAAATGAGCTCCGCTGTGATCACATACTGTAGACATTTCTTCCATGGCAACTGCCTCCGCAAGTGGCTGTATGTGCAAGAGACCTGCCCCATGTGCCACCAAACGGTCAGACCCAGCCCAGGGGGTCAGAGTGAGGCTTCAGGTGACactccagcagagagagagacaggaccAGATCCTACTGCACAAGAGGGAAATCAAAACCCCGACAACAACGCATCGCAAGAGATGCAGAGTGACAGTATAACTCCTGATCCCACTGAGCcgcaggaggagagggaaagctCTGAGGATGGAGTTTGTGGAACAGGAGATAAAGACCAGCCAGCTGAACCTCATAGAAAGGCTGCTCAAGGTCTTCGTTTCAGCTCCAGTGGAGACTTTGTTGGATTTGGTAACCCAGTGTCAAGCTGCTCTTCAGGGGGATTTTCTAGTTCCAATGTGCTGCTGGGTAAAACTTCTCCTCCTAACATGCACAAATCAGGTGAGGAGAATGGCGAGGATTCACCACTGAACGAGAATCCAACAGAGGGCCAGTGTGACTCTAAAGGAGCAGGATCTGAAGACGGTGCTCTGTTCCGTCTTAGAGTGCCACAAAACAGCAATGGTACCCATGACAGCTGTGATGGGATGCCTGAACCGTGGAACAGCCTTGATTCACCACAATCAAACAACGCTGATGAAAGCCAAGAAGCTGTCTCACATGGCACAAGCTTTGTCGATAATCAAACATTTGTCAGATCATGTAATGAAAACTCAGACGTCGTAGATGGCACTGACGATCCTCAGAGTCATGAGGGTAATGGTACATATTCAGACTTGGACCTGGGCAGGTTCAGAGAGGCTGAACCTGTCCCACAGATCCCCCGGCTGTCCTCATCGGACGCCACCTTCTCTTGCACAAGCACAGACAACAGTGACTGA
- the LOC121197567 gene encoding ubiquitin-conjugating enzyme E2 D2-like isoform X1, with the protein MALKRIHKELNDLARDPPAQCSAGPVGDDMFHWQATIMGPSDSPYQGGVFFLTIHFPTDYPFKPPKVAFTTRIYHPNINSNGSICLDILRSQWSPALTISKVLLSICSLLCDPNPDDPLVPEIARIYKTDSQKYNKLAQEWTTKYAML; encoded by the exons ATGGCTCTGAAAAGGATCCACAAG GAGCTTAACGATCTGGCCCGTGACCCTCCAGCACAGTGCTCAGCCGGCCCAGTGGGTGATGACA tgtttcactgGCAAGCCACAATCATGGGACCT agTGACAGTCCATATCAAGGAGGTGTTTTCTTCTTGACAATTCATTTTCCAACAGACTACCCCTTCAAACCACCCAAG gttGCATTTACAACAAGAATTTACCACCCAAATATTAACAGTAACGGCAGTATCTGTCTGGATATTCTCAGATCACAGTGGTCTCCTGCACTTACTATTTCTAAAG TTCTTCTCTCCATTTGCTCACTCCTATGTGACCCAAACCCCGATGACCCACTAGTGCCAGAGATCGCACGAATCTACAAAACAGATAGTCAGAA GTACAATAAACTAGCTCAGGAGTGGACAACGAAGTATGCCATGCTTTAG
- the LOC121197567 gene encoding ubiquitin-conjugating enzyme E2 D2-like isoform X2, which yields MALKRIHKELNDLARDPPAQCSAGPVGDDMFHWQATIMGPSDSPYQGGVFFLTIHFPTDYPFKPPKVAFTTRIYHPNINSNGSICLDILRSQWSPALTISKVLLSICSLLCDPNPDDPLVPEIARIYKTDSQKYTKMAKEWTQKYAM from the exons ATGGCTCTGAAAAGGATCCACAAG GAGCTTAACGATCTGGCCCGTGACCCTCCAGCACAGTGCTCAGCCGGCCCAGTGGGTGATGACA tgtttcactgGCAAGCCACAATCATGGGACCT agTGACAGTCCATATCAAGGAGGTGTTTTCTTCTTGACAATTCATTTTCCAACAGACTACCCCTTCAAACCACCCAAG gttGCATTTACAACAAGAATTTACCACCCAAATATTAACAGTAACGGCAGTATCTGTCTGGATATTCTCAGATCACAGTGGTCTCCTGCACTTACTATTTCTAAAG TTCTTCTCTCCATTTGCTCACTCCTATGTGACCCAAACCCCGATGACCCACTAGTGCCAGAGATCGCACGAATCTACAAAACAGATAGTCAGAA aTACACCAAAATGGCAAAAGAATGGACACAAAAGTACGCGATGTGA